A window of the Cucurbita pepo subsp. pepo cultivar mu-cu-16 chromosome LG01, ASM280686v2, whole genome shotgun sequence genome harbors these coding sequences:
- the LOC111779682 gene encoding adenylate isopentenyltransferase-like, with amino-acid sequence MTLSLPFSHSSLHYHHHHHPFPLFLSPSRRFQWPRMLSSLPSDNLLLLLGATGSGKSSLSIDIAARFPSEIINSDKMQLYRGLDVTTNKLPFSDRRGVPHHLLGDFDPLAGEVSAAAFRSQASAVISGVVSRGNLPVVVGGSNSYIHALVTAGLDQDYDVFDGPLNRLSAEFRYRCCFLWVDVSFPVLKQYLSKRVDDMLEAGMVGELAEFYDPEMAETEPRVGLRKAIGVPEFEEFFRRYHPKGREYREGDPLRAGAYEEAVRKIKENTWQLTKRQLGKIGRLRMAGWDLKRVDATAAVVAVLASEAAEKRSEIWEAQVVEPSVKIVKRFIEE; translated from the coding sequence atGACACTTTCCCTCCCCTTCTCTCACTCCTCTCTCCAttaccaccaccaccaccaccctttccctcttttcctctctcccTCCCGCCGCTTTCAATGGCCTCGAATGCTTTCCTCTCTCCCTTCCGATaaccttctcctcctccttggCGCCACCGGCTCTGGTAAATCCTCCCTCTCCATTGACATCGCTGCCCGCTTCCCTTCCGAGATCATCAATTCCGACAAAATGCAACTCTACAGAGGCCTTGATGTAACCACCAACAAGCTCCCTTTCTCCGACCGTCGCGGCGTTCCCCACCACCTCCTTGGCGATTTCGACCCTCTCGCCGGTGAGGTCTCCGCTGCCGCTTTTCGCTCTCAAGCCTCTGCTGTCATCTCCGGCGTCGTCTCTCGTGGGAACCTTCCGGTTGTCGTTGGCGGGTCTAACTCGTACATTCACGCGTTGGTGACGGCGGGTCTCGATCAGGACTATGATGTTTTCGACGGTCCGCTTAATCGGCTGTCGGCGGAGTTTCGGTATCGGTGCTGCTTTCTGTGGGTCGACGTGTCGTTTCCAGTTTTGAAGCAGTATTTGTCGAAGCGGGTGGACGATATGTTGGAGGCTGGGATGGTGGGTGAGTTGGCGGAGTTTTACGACCCGGAAATGGCTGAGACGGAGCCCCGAGTCGGGCTAAGGAAGGCCATCGGAGTTCCAGAGTTCGAGGAGTTTTTCCGTCGGTATCATCCGAAAggaagagagtacagagaggGGGATCCGCTACGGGCAGGCGCATACGAAGAAGCGGTGAGGAAAATAAAGGAGAACACGTGGCAGCTGACGAAAAGACAGTTAGGGAAGATCGGACGGCTGAGAATGGCAGGGTGGGACCTTAAGAGAGTGGACGCCACGGCGGCGGTTGTGGCTGTACTGGCGTCGGAAGCGGCGGAAAAACGGTCAGAAATATGGGAAGCACAGGTGGTGGAACCAAGCGTAAAGATTGTGAAGAGGTTCATTGAGGAGTAG